Genomic DNA from Mycobacteroides chelonae CCUG 47445:
GCCAACGGACGCCCCTGATCGGGCAGACCGACGATCTGCGCCGGCCGCTCACTCATCACTCTGGCGATATCGCGCCAAGTCAGCAATCCTGTTTTCACCATGGTCTCCACGACCACCGACAGCGCAGTCTCCAACCCGAGCATTCCGGGGCGGGCCGCCGCGAACTCGCAGCATTTCTCGTGATCGGCGTGCGGTGCGTGATCGGTTGCCACACAGTCGATCACCCCGTCGGCGAGGGCCTGACGCAATGCCTGAGCATCGGTCGACTCCCGCAGCGGCGGATTTACCCGATACACGCCGTCATAGGAGGCCAGCCGGCCGTCATCGAGCAGCAGATGGTGCGGTGTCACCTCGGCGGTGATGGAAATACCTTGCCCCTTGGCCCATTTGAGCAACTCGACGGTGCCGGCGGTGGACGCGTGACAGATGTGCACCGGAGCGCCGCTGTCACGGGACAAGATGGCATCCCGCGCGACGATGGATTCCTCAGCTGCGCGGGGCCATCCGGTCAGGCCCAACTTGGCCGCGTGGGCCCCCTCATGCGCCACCGATCCGACAGTGAGCCGCGGTTCCTCGGCATGTTGTGCGATGAGCACGCCCAAGCCCTTGGCGTACTCGAGAGCGCGCCGCATGATCAGCGGATCATGCACGCATTTGCCGTCATCGGAGAACATCCGCACCCGGCCCGCGCCCCGCGCCATCATCGCCATCTCGGTGAGCTGCTTGCCTTCCAGCCCTACCGTGACGGCGCCCACCGGATGTACGTCGACCAATCCGACCTGCTGGCCGCGCTGCCACACGTGATCGGTTACCACGGGGCTGTCCGCAACCGGGTTCGTGTTGGCCATCGCGAAGACGGCGGTGTACCCACCCAAAGCCGCTGCCGCCGAGCCCGAGTCGATGGTCTCGGTGTCTTCACGCCCCGGTTCGCGCAGATGCGTGTGTAGATCGACGAATCCCGGCAGCAGCACCTGCCCCGGCGCCTCGATGGCGGTGTCGACTTCCGTCTCGATACCCGCTCCGATACCGGCCTCGATGCGGGTGATCTGGCCGTCTTCGATGAGGACGTCGACCTGCTCGCCCTCCCCGTACAGCAGTACCCCCTTGATCAGGACACTCATGCGGGCACCGCCTCGGAGCTATCGGAGGACCCGACCAGCAGGTGGAACAGCACGGCCATGCGGATATGCACTCCATTCGATACCTGTTGCAGAACAGCTGATTGCGAAGAATCAGCCACGGAGGACGCGATTTCCATACCGCGCAGCATCGGGCCCGGATGCAGCACCACCGCGTGTTCGGAGAGCAGCCGCTGCCGGGCCTCGGACAACCCGTACAGCACCGAATACTCGCGCGCCGAGGGGAAGAAGCCACCGGTCATACGTTCGGCCTGCACCCGCAGCATCAGCACCGCGTCGGCACCCGGTAGCTCGGCATCCAAATCATGACTGACCGTCACCGGCCACGTCTCGACGCCGACGGGCAGCAGCGTAGGTGGAGCTACCAGCACCACCTCGGCACCGAACGTGTTGAGCAGCAGAGCGTTCGAGCGAGCGACCCGACTGTGCAGGATGTCCCCGACGATCACGACGCGGCGACCTTCCAGACCGCCCAGCCGCTGGCGAATGGTGAGCGCGTCAAGCAGTGCCTGTGTCGGATGTTCGTGGGTACCGTCGCCGGCATTGACCACAGCGGGTCCGTCGGCCAGTCCTTCTGACGTCCACTGCGCAAGCTGCGCGGCGACTCCGGAGGCCGGGTGGCGGACGATCAACGCGTCAGCGCCGATCGCACGCAAGGTCAGGGCGGTGTCGCGCAGCGACTCACCCTTGGCCACCGAGGAACCGGATGCGCTGACGTTGATCACGTCCGCACTCATCCACTTCCCCGCCACTTCGAAGGAAACCCTTGTCCGCGTGGAGTTCTCATAGAACATGGTGATGATGGTGCGCCCGCGCAGGGTGGGCAGCTTTTTCACCTCGCGTCCCGCCAGAGCCTGCAGAAACCGGTCGGCGTCGTCGAGGATCGCGGTCGCCTCGTCGCGGGTCAGGTCGGCAGCCGACAGCAGATGCTTCACGAGGCCTCCCCCTGCGCGCTGTTGATGACCACGGCGTCGCAGCCGTCGTGTTCGGCCAGCAGCACCTTGACGTCTTCGGAGCGTGCGGTCGGCACGTTCTTGCCGACGTAATCGGCGCGCAGCGGCAGTTCACGGTGCCCGCGATCAACCAGCACCGCCAGCTGCACCGCACGCGGCCGGCCCAGATCCCGCAGCGCGTCGAGCGCCGAGCGCACGGTGCGGCCCGAGAACAACACGTCGTCGACGAGCACCACCAGCGCACCATCGACCCCACCTTCGGGAATGGAGGTGCGTTCCAGCGGTCGGTGGGGTTTGTTGCGCAAGTCGTCGCGGTAGAGCGTGATGTCCAGGAATCCGGCGGGCACCTCGACACCGGAGAACTCGGTGATGTGGGCGGCCAATCGTTTGGCCAGGGTCGCGCCGCGTGTCGGGATACCGACCAGCACGACGCGGGGCGCGTCACTGGAATCGGAAAGAGCGGTCTTCTCGATGATTTGATGCGCGATACGCGAGATGGTCCTGCCGACATCTGCGGCGGACAACAGTTCGCGTCCTTCTGGTAATGCGCCCACGCTTACGCGAGACCTCCTTCTCCGCCTCACTGGACGGATCGTTAAAGGATGTCACTTATCGCCAGGGAGCTTAGCATCCGGGCGCCCACCGGCCTCGGCTGACAGGATGGAGTTATGCCCCAGCCCGACTCCGCCTTCGACGCCGCCCTTGCCCCGATCCGGGCGGCGGTCAATGACCGCATCCTGGCCGGAGCGGTGACGCTGGTGTGGCAGGGTGGGCAGCTCAAACACCTAGCCGCGACCGGCTACCGCGATGTCGAGGCAGGCCTGTCCATGGCCGAGAACACCATTTTCCGCATCGCGTCCATGACCAAGCCCGTCATCAGCGCAGCAGCCATGGCCCTCGTCGACGACGGCACGATCCGCTTGAGCGACCCGATCACCACATGGCTGCCGGAGTTCGCCGATATGCGGGTGCTCAAAGATCCGGGCGGGCCATTGGATGACACGTTTCGCGCGCCCCGCACCATCACGGTCGAGGATCTGCTGACCCACCGCAGCGGTCTGACGTACGACTTCATCGCGACCGGAGCTATCGCGAAGGCCTATCAGCCGCTGCACACGGCGACGTTCAGTGAGCCCGACGCATGGATAGCGGCCATCGCCGCGCTGCCGCTGGTGTACCCGCCCGGAGAGCGTTTCCACTACAGCCATTCCACCGATGTCCTCGGGTTACTAATCGCGCGCGCGGCCGGGCAGCCACTCAACGAGCTGCTGCGTCAACGAATCCTGGATCCGCTGCGCATGTCAGATACCGACTTCTTCGTTCCCGAACACAAGGCCGGACGACTGGCACGCCTGTATGGCCTCGACGAGCACGACCAGGTCGTGGCGGCCGATCGTGGCTATCTCACCTCGATGCCCACTTCGGCCCCCGCGCTGTGTCGTGGCGGCGGTGCGCTGGCTAGTACCGCAGGCGACTACCTGACCTTTGCGCGGGCACTGCTGGGTGGCGGCGAGGCCGACGGGGTACGCATTCTCTCCCCGGAGTCGACGGCGGCCCTGCGCGCCAACCGGCTCACGCCCGCTCAGCGGGAGCTGCCGGCATTCGGCCTGCCGTACTGGACCGGACGCGGCTTCGGCCTGGGCTTGTCGGTCGTCCTGGATCCGAATGCGGCCGCATTGTTCGGCCCCGGCGGCGCCGGGACCTTCGGCTGGCCTGGCGCGTTCGGCACATGGTGGCACGCCGATCCGAAGGCCGATGCGATCCTCATGTTCTTGCCGCAGTGGCGGATGCCCGACCTGGACCCCAAAGCCGCGTTGGCGAGCACATCTACCCTGCGTCTACAGCTGTTGCACATTCAGTTCGCGCAGGCCGTCTACGCCGCACTGTGAGCGCCGGGTCAGTCCAGGTGTGCCTGTAGCAGCCAGCCCGCCATCGAGACTCGGCCGTTGGGCTCTTCGCGGACTTCGGCGAAGCCCTGTGCCGCGCCGTCCTTGAATCCCTCGCCGTTGGCGTACAGCCGTGCCGGGCTGATGTCGTCGATGGTCCAGAACTTGGACACGATCGCGCGCAGCTCGGGTTCGGTGACGGGATAGGGCCCGTCGATATCCGGGGGAAAGCCCGCCTTGTCGAAAACCAGCACGATGTACGTGGCGCCCGGTGCCGCGGCACGCACGATCGACTGCTGATATCCCTCACGCAAGGCGACGGGCATCGAATGGAACAGCGTCGAGTCGATGATCGTCCCGAAGCGCCCGTCGTACCCCGTGAAATTCGAGATGTCGGCGACGTCAAAGGTGACATTGGTGAGGCCGCGCTCGGCCGCGTAACCCTTGGCCAGCTCGATCGCCGTGGGCGCGGCGTCCAGGCCGACGGCCGCATGGCCTCGCTCGGCGAGGTACAGAGCGGTCGCGGCCTCCCCGCACCCGGCATCCAACACGTCGCCGTGCACCTTGCCCTGCTCGATGAGTGTCAGGATTTCGGGCTGCGGCTGCCCGATGCTCCACGGCGGCCGAGCGGCGAGTTGCTCGGGTGCCTCACCGCGATACGAGGATTCGAACATGTCTTGCAGGTTCTCGGTCATGGACCCAGGATGCCGAATCCGGCGGCGCGTGTCAATGTGCCTGACATTTGATCAGTGCATCTCCCGGGACAGCGCGTGCGCGAAATCGATGAGTCGATTCATCTGTGCCACACCATGACTGGAGTACTTTGAGAACTGGAAGTTCTCGATGCTGTGCCGGTATTCCTCCAGCGAAGCCTTGACGGTACGCGTAGTAGTCGAGGTGTACAGCGTCAGGTCAACCGTCGTCATGGTCACGGCACCATCCGGAGCGACGTCGTAGTCGACCTTCAAGGACTTATCGGTGATTTCGGACAGCGGGATGGTGCGCAGGGTCACCGATATCGTGGGATGCGGGGGCCGCTCCTCATGCCCCGCGCAGTGCCCTTCCCTAACGAACCAGAGAATGAGCCGCCCGCTGTCGACCAGCGCAATCTCGTACCACCACTTCTCACCCCACGACCCATGCTCGCAGCCTCGGTTCAGCAGGAAGGTGCCCACCTGCGCTACGTCGACCACCCGGCGTAGTTGATCGATCGCCATCCAGGCATGCGGCGTGAAAACGCCAATCGCAGCACCCAAATGCGGGATTGCCGCCCAGTCGGCATCTCTGTCAAACACGTTGTGCCACCGCCCGTCCGAATTGAAGAAGCCGCTCCATCTGCGCGAGACCGCCGTCCACGATCGACTTGGCGAAGTAGAAATCCTGCACTTCCCACTCGGTTTCCGAGATCGAGACCGCGCGACTCTTTTCTGGAGTCACCGTCGAGAGCCACAATTCGACGGCGAGCAGCGAGCGCTCCGCACCCAGCTGTTGATACGTCGTCTTCAGCTGACGGTCGGTGATCGCGCCCAGCGGAATCACCCGGATCGATGAGGTGAACTCCGATGATCCGAGCAGTCCGGACTTGTCCTCGCCGTGCCACATCACAAGCCTGCGGCCGTCGGTCAGCGCCACCTCCTGCCACAGACCTTCCGACTGCTCAGCTGGTTCACGATCCAGAACGAAGGCAGACACCTCCGAGATGTCCACCACCGCCCGCAGCGCATCGAGCGCCACCTTCGGGTCCCGGAGTCCGACGGTCGCGGCGTTGGTGAGGTCCGGATACGGTGCCCAGTCCTGGTACCCATCGCCCTCGACATCGCGCAGTGAACGCTCGATGGCTGTCACCTCGGCCACCCACTCGGCTGGATCCGCATCGGTCCACAGATCGGCGAGCTCACTGCCCGAAGCCTGTACCCGGGCGATCGCGCCGCGCGCCAGCACCGCAAGCGCATATGCTTGAGTTTGCTTTATGACAATGTCGGCCACCGCTTCCGACCACTGCCCCACACGCATATCGACCTGGCCTGAACATCGGATGGCAATCACCGCAGCGGCAGCGACCACCGTTGACCCCTCTGGCGCCTCGAGGTAGTCAGCATTCGCCAGACGCAAGCATCGCGCCAGTTGAAGCTCGATATCATCGCTCTGCCTGAGATCCCCCAGGAAGTCGGCAGCGTCATCGTTGTCAAACGGTCCAGCACCCCAGGCTCCCACACAGCTAATAGTGGCAGAACACCCCGACTAGCGCATCTCAACATATTTGAGTCGAGGTACGTGCCTACCATCCATGTTGCTGCCCGGATCGCACCCAGGACCGGCCGATAGGCTCGCGACATCACCGAGAGAATCGAGGCGACCATGACCGAACCATCGGGCAGCGAGCAATCATTCAACGAGGCCAACATCGCCGAGTTCCGCGCCAACGGCGGCAAGGTCGGCGGCCAATTCGAGGGTTTTCCGCTCATGCTCTTGACGAGCACCGGAGCCAAATCGGGCGCCGAACGCGTGAACCCGTTGGCCTACTTCGATATCGACGGCAAGGCCTACATCGTGGGCTCGGCCGCTGGACGTCCCAACAACCCCGCCTGGGTAGCCAATGTGCGCGCCAACCCCGATGTCGCCGTAGAGATCGGCGCCAACCCGAAAACAAAGGCCACGGCCGTCGAACTCCCCCGCGCCGAGCGTGATCGAGTGTTCGCCATCGTCAAACAGCGTGCACCCGGATTCGCCGAGTACGAGACTCTGACGGACCGGGTGATCCCCGTGTTCGAGATACGCCTCGACTGACCTATTCCGCGGAGCTGGAAGCCGAGCCACCCCGGATGTGCGGGGTCACCAGCATGAGCTGACCCAGCACGCCGTTCACGAACGCCGGTGACTCGTCGGTGGAAAGCTGTTTGGCCAGCTCGACCGCTTCGTCGACAGCCACTACCTCGGGCACGTCCTCGGCATGGAGCAGCTCCCACACCGCGACGCGCATAATCGCGCGGTCCACCGCGGGCAGCCTGGCCAGCGTCCAGCCCTGCAGATGCGAGGAGATCAGCTCGTCGATGTGCGTGGCGTGCTCGGTGACACCGTGCGCGACCGTCACCGTGTAGGGGTTCAGCGGCTCCACGTCGGGCTTCGCCTCCGCCAGGCCGCGACGCTCATCGGCCACCGCGGCTGCCGTCATATCCCGCGCCTCGGCCTCGAACAGCAGGTCCACTGCCCGCTTACGCGCCTTGCGGCGGCCGCCCTTGGCGGAGGCGCGGCCGGTCGAACCGCTATCAGCCATTCACGCGGCCGAGGTAGCTGGCGTCGCGCGTGTCGACCTTGAGGCGGTCACCGGTGTTGATGAACAACGGCACCTGGATCTCGGCGCCGGTTTCCATCGTCGCCGGCTTGGTGCCCGCGCTGGAACGATCACCCTGCAGGCCCGGCTCGGTGTGCGTCACCACCAGCTCGACCGACACCGGCAGCTCGATGTACAGCGGCGCGCCCTCGTTGAACGCGACCTGCACGGTCATGCTCTCCAGCAGGAACCGGTGTGCGTCGCCGACCAGCTCGGGAGTGAGGTGATGCTGCTCGTAATCCTGGCTGTCCATGAACACGAACGAGTCGCCGTCGCGGTACAGGTAGGTGGTGTCGCGCCGGTCGACGGTCGCGGTCTCGACCTTCACACCCGCGTTGAAGGTCTTATCGACGACCTTGCCCGACAGCACGTTCTTGAGCTTGGTGCGCACGAACGCCGGTCCCTTACCGGGCTTCACGTGCTGGAACTCGGTGATCTGCCACAGCTGACCATCGATGTTGAGCACCAGGCCGTTCTTGAAATCGGCGGTTGAAGCCACAGTCGTCTATCTCCTTGCGTAACTGTTCAGTACTACTCAATTAATGACGGTGAGTTCCTTGGGGAACCGGGTCAATAGCTCCGGCCCATCGGGCCGCACCACGAGCGTGTCCTCGATCCGGACTCCGCCCCGGTCGGGCAGGTAGACCCCTGGCTCGACTGTCACCGCCGAGCC
This window encodes:
- a CDS encoding aspartate carbamoyltransferase catalytic subunit: MKHLLSAADLTRDEATAILDDADRFLQALAGREVKKLPTLRGRTIITMFYENSTRTRVSFEVAGKWMSADVINVSASGSSVAKGESLRDTALTLRAIGADALIVRHPASGVAAQLAQWTSEGLADGPAVVNAGDGTHEHPTQALLDALTIRQRLGGLEGRRVVIVGDILHSRVARSNALLLNTFGAEVVLVAPPTLLPVGVETWPVTVSHDLDAELPGADAVLMLRVQAERMTGGFFPSAREYSVLYGLSEARQRLLSEHAVVLHPGPMLRGMEIASSVADSSQSAVLQQVSNGVHIRMAVLFHLLVGSSDSSEAVPA
- the nusB gene encoding transcription antitermination factor NusB, yielding MADSGSTGRASAKGGRRKARKRAVDLLFEAEARDMTAAAVADERRGLAEAKPDVEPLNPYTVTVAHGVTEHATHIDELISSHLQGWTLARLPAVDRAIMRVAVWELLHAEDVPEVVAVDEAVELAKQLSTDESPAFVNGVLGQLMLVTPHIRGGSASSSAE
- a CDS encoding class I SAM-dependent methyltransferase → MTENLQDMFESSYRGEAPEQLAARPPWSIGQPQPEILTLIEQGKVHGDVLDAGCGEAATALYLAERGHAAVGLDAAPTAIELAKGYAAERGLTNVTFDVADISNFTGYDGRFGTIIDSTLFHSMPVALREGYQQSIVRAAAPGATYIVLVFDKAGFPPDIDGPYPVTEPELRAIVSKFWTIDDISPARLYANGEGFKDGAAQGFAEVREEPNGRVSMAGWLLQAHLD
- the efp gene encoding elongation factor P yields the protein MASTADFKNGLVLNIDGQLWQITEFQHVKPGKGPAFVRTKLKNVLSGKVVDKTFNAGVKVETATVDRRDTTYLYRDGDSFVFMDSQDYEQHHLTPELVGDAHRFLLESMTVQVAFNEGAPLYIELPVSVELVVTHTEPGLQGDRSSAGTKPATMETGAEIQVPLFINTGDRLKVDTRDASYLGRVNG
- a CDS encoding dihydroorotase, which codes for MSVLIKGVLLYGEGEQVDVLIEDGQITRIEAGIGAGIETEVDTAIEAPGQVLLPGFVDLHTHLREPGREDTETIDSGSAAAALGGYTAVFAMANTNPVADSPVVTDHVWQRGQQVGLVDVHPVGAVTVGLEGKQLTEMAMMARGAGRVRMFSDDGKCVHDPLIMRRALEYAKGLGVLIAQHAEEPRLTVGSVAHEGAHAAKLGLTGWPRAAEESIVARDAILSRDSGAPVHICHASTAGTVELLKWAKGQGISITAEVTPHHLLLDDGRLASYDGVYRVNPPLRESTDAQALRQALADGVIDCVATDHAPHADHEKCCEFAAARPGMLGLETALSVVVETMVKTGLLTWRDIARVMSERPAQIVGLPDQGRPLAVGEPANLTIVDPDATWTVSGDGLASKSANTPFESMTLPAIVTATLLRGRITARDGKVTQ
- the pyrR gene encoding bifunctional pyr operon transcriptional regulator/uracil phosphoribosyltransferase PyrR yields the protein MLSAADVGRTISRIAHQIIEKTALSDSSDAPRVVLVGIPTRGATLAKRLAAHITEFSGVEVPAGFLDITLYRDDLRNKPHRPLERTSIPEGGVDGALVVLVDDVLFSGRTVRSALDALRDLGRPRAVQLAVLVDRGHRELPLRADYVGKNVPTARSEDVKVLLAEHDGCDAVVINSAQGEAS
- a CDS encoding DUF4259 domain-containing protein — translated: MGAWGAGPFDNDDAADFLGDLRQSDDIELQLARCLRLANADYLEAPEGSTVVAAAAVIAIRCSGQVDMRVGQWSEAVADIVIKQTQAYALAVLARGAIARVQASGSELADLWTDADPAEWVAEVTAIERSLRDVEGDGYQDWAPYPDLTNAATVGLRDPKVALDALRAVVDISEVSAFVLDREPAEQSEGLWQEVALTDGRRLVMWHGEDKSGLLGSSEFTSSIRVIPLGAITDRQLKTTYQQLGAERSLLAVELWLSTVTPEKSRAVSISETEWEVQDFYFAKSIVDGGLAQMERLLQFGRAVAQRV
- a CDS encoding serine hydrolase domain-containing protein, coding for MPQPDSAFDAALAPIRAAVNDRILAGAVTLVWQGGQLKHLAATGYRDVEAGLSMAENTIFRIASMTKPVISAAAMALVDDGTIRLSDPITTWLPEFADMRVLKDPGGPLDDTFRAPRTITVEDLLTHRSGLTYDFIATGAIAKAYQPLHTATFSEPDAWIAAIAALPLVYPPGERFHYSHSTDVLGLLIARAAGQPLNELLRQRILDPLRMSDTDFFVPEHKAGRLARLYGLDEHDQVVAADRGYLTSMPTSAPALCRGGGALASTAGDYLTFARALLGGGEADGVRILSPESTAALRANRLTPAQRELPAFGLPYWTGRGFGLGLSVVLDPNAAALFGPGGAGTFGWPGAFGTWWHADPKADAILMFLPQWRMPDLDPKAALASTSTLRLQLLHIQFAQAVYAAL
- a CDS encoding nitroreductase family deazaflavin-dependent oxidoreductase, producing MTEPSGSEQSFNEANIAEFRANGGKVGGQFEGFPLMLLTSTGAKSGAERVNPLAYFDIDGKAYIVGSAAGRPNNPAWVANVRANPDVAVEIGANPKTKATAVELPRAERDRVFAIVKQRAPGFAEYETLTDRVIPVFEIRLD